From Halomarina ordinaria:
TCGCGCCAGTCGTCGGTGAACGAGCGGGGGACGTCGTCGAGGCCGCCCACCTCGTTGACGTGCCGTGCCGTCTCGACCGTCCGGTGGAGGTCGGAGACGACGACGCGGTCGACGTCGTACTGCTCGGCGACGTGCGCGCCGGCCGCCCGCGCCTGTTCGCGTCCGCGGTCGGTGAGCGGGACGGGCGCCCACCCCTGCATCCGTCGGTCGCGGTTCCACGTCGTCTCGCCGTGTCGCATGAGTATCACCGTCGCCATCGGGTCAGAAGGGGGTTCGCGGGCGGGCGATATGTGCGTTGGCGTCGGCCGGTGGCGTCGCTCAGCGCTTCGCCCAGCGCAGGATGAGGAGCGTCCCCTCGAACAGCGTCACCATCGTCACGGCGACGATGATGGGCGCCATCCCGGTGGGGTCGGGGCTGAACAGGAGCGCGACGCCGAGGAAGCCACCCCAGAAGTAGAGGCGACGGCGCGCCAGCCACTCGCGGCTGGTGAGGTTCATCATCACCGCGAGCATGATGAGCAGGGGAATCTGGAAGACGGCGGCGAAGAAGCCCATCATCAACAGCATGAGGTTGAACGTCTCGGTCAGGCCGAAGGCGACGTTCGCCGCCACGTCGGTGTAGCTGACGAAGTAGATGAAGATGGCCGGGAGGACGAGGAAGAACGCGAAGCCGACGCCGATGACGGCGAGCACGAGGCTCGTCGGCACCGCCGCGAGGTAGTAGCGCCGCTCGTGGCGGTAGAGGCCGGGGCGCATGAACAGGTACGTCTCGTAGACGAAGACGGGGAGCGCGATGACGAACCCCGCGAGCGACGCCACCTTCAGCCGCGCGAGCAACAGCGCCAGCGGCTGGTAGACGTGCGGACGGGCCACGTCCTCCTGGACCCGGCCCAGGATGCCGTTCCAGATGACGTTGATGAACTGGTCGGAGAACGGGAGGACGACGACTGCGACCAGCGCCATGGCGACGGCGACGATGCCGAGGCGGTTTATCATCTCCTCGATGTGCTCGGCCAGCGGCATCTCCTGGTCGCTCTCGGGACCGTCGAACAGCGGGTCGTCGTCCGCCGGCGCGTACCCGCTCCCCGCGCCCGCCTCGCCGTCGGCGACGTTCGTGCCGCCGTCGGAGGCCGCCGCGTCGGCCGGGAGGTGCTCGTCGTCGGCTTCTCCCCCCGCCGCATCGATGTCCTCGTTCGCGTCGATGTCCTCGTTCGCGTCGATGTCCTCGTTCGCGTCGCCGTCCACCGGGTCGGCGCGCTCCGCGTCCCCGTCCGTCTCCTCGGACGACCCGCCGTCGGCGCGGTAGCGACCGCTGTCCCCGTCGGTGGCGGGCGGGTCCTCGGTCGCGTCCCGTCCCGGGCCGGGACGCCCGTCGCCGGTCATTACCCGTTCGTAGGTATCCCGGCGGTTGTAAGCCTTCTCACCTCCGGCGACAGAAAAGATTGATAACCGCAAGTTTGCTAGGTCCGGTGTGTCGAGCGTAGTCAACGAGGACACCGCACGGGCTATCGACGACGGGAGGGCGGCGCTCGGGGCGGTCCTGCGAGCGGCCCAGAAGCACCTCCAGAAGGTGTTCATCCTCTTCGTCGTCGGGCTCATGGGGACCATCTACTACCTCCAGGAGTGGGGCTGGACGATGCTGAAGGCGGACCTCCTCGCCCGGTCGAGCGAGGACACCATCATCGTCGCCGTCACCCCCTTCGACGTCATCCTCCTGCAGGTGAAAATCGGGCTCGTCGTCGGCGTCCTCCTCGCGCTCCCGCTGTTGCTGTACTTCTCTCGCGACGCCTTCAGGAAGCGCGGCTGGTGGCCCGAGGGGAAGATACCGGTCTGGAAGGGTGTTATCCTCGGGTCCTTCTCGCTCGGGCTGTTCGCCCTCGGCGTCGCCTACGGCTACTTCCTCTTCTTCCCCATCATGTTCGAGTTCCTCTCGAACAACGCCTCCGCCGCCGGCTTCGAGCCGACGTACTCCATCGTCAAGTGGGCGGAGTTCGTCCTCGTCCTCACGCTCTCGTTCGGCCTCGCCGCCCAGCTCCCGCTCGCGATGAGCGGCCTCGCGTACTCGGGGGTCGTCCGCTACGAGACGTTCCGCGAGAAGTGGCGCTACGCCGTCGTCGCCATCTTCGTCTTCGGCGCCCTGTTCTCCCCGCCGGACCCCTTCACGCAGATCATGTGGGCGGTGCCGCTGCTGTTCCTCTACGTCCTCAGCCTCTGGTTCACGAAGGTCGTGGTCACGCTGAAGCACTCCCGCGACTCGGTCGGCTTCCGGCGACTCTTTCGCGCGCACTGGCACACCGTCCTCGGGTCGGCGGTGCTCGCCGGCGCGGTCACCTACTACGGCCTGCAGACGGGCGTTCGCGAGGCCGTCAACGAGTACACCCTGTCGCTCCCCGCCGACTACGCCTTCGCCTTCCTGCCCATCGAGACGGTCCTCGGCCTCCCGCGCGAGCAGGCGCTCGTCGTCGCCGCCGTCGCCGTCGGGAGCGTCGCCGCGCTCGTCGTCTTCTTCGTCCACCTGTCGGCCGCGCTCAAGCGGCTCACCGCCGAGACCGGCCCCGTCGGGGCGATGGGCGACCCGACCGCCATCGACCTCGCGACCCTCGACGCCGCCGGCGTCCGGGCGGCCCCGCCGGAGGTCTTCGCGGAGTTGAGCGAGGACGAGACCCTGGAGCACGCCCGCGCCGCCATGGCGGCCGACGACGGCGAGAAGGCCCAGGCCATCCTCGACCGCTTCGACGACGCGGAGACGGCCCGCGAGGCGGAAGCGGAGACCGAAGCGGACCGGGAAGCGGAGGAGGAGGACGCCGGCGTCGTCACGCGGACGACAACCGGGATGTTCAACGCCTTCTCCGAGGAGGAGCGCGACGAGGACGACATCGGCGGCTACTTCTACGACATCCAGTTCGTCGCCGGCACGCTCCTCTCGAAGTCCTTCCGTCTCGTCGCGGTGTTCCTCGTCGTGATGGCCGGAACGTTCCTCTGGTTCTACACCGAGGGTATCGGCCAGTTGCGGGACAACTTCCTCGCGCGCATCCCCGAGGTGGTGCGCCCGGAGGTGAGCGTCGTGACGCTCCACCCCGTCGAGGCGCTCATCTTCGAGATCAAGGTGGCGACCATCCTCGGCGCCATCGCGACGCTCCCGCTGTTGCTCTACTACGCGTGGCCCGCGCTGAAGGAGCGCGGCGTCGTCACCGGCTCTCGCGGGGCGCTGTTCACGTGGGCGACGACGACGGCCGTCGCGCTCGTCGCCGGGAGCGCGCTCGGCTACTTCGTCGTCGCGCCGAACGTCATCTCGTGGCTCGCGTGGGACGCCATCGACTCGAACATGATCATCCGGTACCGCATCAACAGCGCCGGGTGGCTCGTCTTCTTCACGACCATCGGCGTCGGCCTCCTCGCGAGCATCCCCTCGTCGATGTTCCTCCTCCACCGCGCCGGGCTGGTCCCCTTCCGGGTCATGCGCGGTCGGTGGCGCGAGGTGGTCGTCGCCGTCCTCACCCTGACGGCGCTCGCGACGCCCGGCGGCGTGTTCGCCATGTTCCTGTTCACCATCCCCATCGCCATCGCGTACTTCGTCGGCCTCGCGCTGCTCTGGCTCTACACCCTCGGCGGTCGCCGCGGCGGTCGCCCCCGCGGTCAACGTGTCGGGTGATTGTACGTTTCGGCCGGATACGGCCGTCTGACGGTTCGAGAGCGCCGCTCGACGGCCACGAGGCGTTCGGCGACGTCACTGAAACCTTATGGGTCAGGACGTTGGAAGGTAGGGCCATGCTCGACTTCACGCCGTCCGACGCCACCGTCCCACCGGCGCGCACGTCGCGTCCGTCCCCGTGTGGTGGCGTCCGATGACGCCCGAGTTCGACGTCACCCCCAGGGAGGGTGACCGCCGAGGGTGGGCCGTCGCGGCGACGTACGCGGCCGGCCTCGTCGCCGCCGCCGCCCTGGTCGCGGGGTCTCGCCTCGTCGTCGGCGACGCGCTCTACGGTGCGACGCTCCCGTGGCTCCTCGTCGGGACGCCGCCGGTCGTCGCGGCGCTGGCGACCCTCCGCGGCGGCGGCCTCGCCGCCAGCCTCGTCATCGGCCTGCTGCCGGCGGTGCTGTTCGCGGCGTTCGTGTTCTTCGCTCCGGCCGACGACCCGCTCGTCGGGAGCGCGCTCGTGGCTGGCGTCTGTCTCGCCGGGAGCGTCACCGGGTTCGCGGTCGGCTACGCGGCCCGCGACCTCCTGCGACTGTTCCAGGGGTAGCAGGCGTACCGATGGCGTTTCGTACTCTCGGAGTGTTCTCCGGGTATGCCCAAGATAAGCGTCGAGATACCGCAGGAACTGCTCGACGACCTCGACGACCACGTCGGCGACGAGGGGAAGTTCGTCAACCGGAGCGACGCCATCCGGTCGTCCATCCGCAAGACGCTCGACATCCTCGACGACATCGACGCCCGCCACGGTCGACTCGACGGGGACGATGAGTAGCCGGCGCGCCACCGACCCGGACCACGCCCTCGCGGTCCCGCTGGCCGCACTCGCGCTCGTCGCGCTGTTCGTGACGGCGCTCGTGACGGCGCAGTTGACCGCCTCGAAGGTGCTCCAGTTCGCGCTCCCGGTCGCGCTGCCCGTCACCGGCGACGCGCTCGTCCTCCCGGGGGCGGCGCTCGCCTACGCGCTGACGTTCTTCGCCAGCGACTGCGTCGCCGAACTGTACGGCAAGCGCACCGCGCAGGCGATGGTCAACGTCGGTTTCGTCATGAACCTCGTCCTGCTGGCGCTCGTCTGGTCGACCATCCTCGCGCCCGCCGCGCCGACGAGCGTCCCGGCCGACCAGTTCGCCACCGTCCTCGGCGCGAGCACGAACATCGTCGCCGGGAGCCTGCTCGCGTACCTCGTCAGCCAGAACTGGGACGTGCTCGTCTTCCACCGCCTGCGCGAGGCCACCGGCGGCGAGGCGCTCTGGCTGCGGAACGTCGGGTCGACCGCGACGAGCCAGCTGCTCGACACCGTCATCTTCGTCGGCGTCGCCTTCTGGGCCGCGCCGACGGTCCTCGGCGGCGACCCCCTCCCTGGCGCGGTGCTCGCGTCGCTCGCCGTCGGCCAGTACCTCCTGAAACTCGCCATCGCCGTCGCCGACACGCCGTTCGTCTACGCCGTCGTCGGGACGGTCCGCGGGCGGCGGACGGACGGGACGCCGACGCTCGGCGACTGACCTACTCCCCGTCGGCGCGCGTCGCGAACGCGAAGCGCGGCTTCACGTCCGTGACGCGCACCCTGAGGCTGTCGCCGGCCTCGGTGTCGGGAACGAACAGCGTGAACCCCTCCACCTTGGCGATGCCGTCGCCCTCGTTCCCGACGTCCTCGATTTCGACGTCGAGTTTATCCCCGACGCGCACCGGCGCGGTGAGCCGTCGCTTGGCGACGAGGTACAGTTCGGAGGACTCCTTGCGGGAGGCCTCGGGGCGCACCTCGCGGACGTAGTCGAACTCGCGCTCCACGTCGCGCTTCAGGTCGTTCAGGTCGGGGCCGTCGAACACCTTGGCGACGAAGTCGCCGCCCGGCCCGAGCAGTTCGCAGGCCGTCTCGAAGGCCATCCGCGCGAGGTACACCGAGCGGGCGTGGTCGAGCGAGTACTCCCCGCTCATGTTCGGCGCCATGTCCGAGACGACGACGTCCGCCTCCTCGCCGTCGAGCGCGTGTTTGATGCGCTCTCTGGTCTCCTCCTCGGTCATGTCGCCGCGAACCGTCTCGACGCCCTCCAGCGGTTTGATGCGCTGGAGGTCGACGCCGACGACGGTGCCCCCCTCCCCGGCGAGTTCGTGCGCCACCTGGAGCCACCCGCCGGGGGCGGCGCCGAGGTCGACGACCGTGTCGCCCGACTGGACGAGCCCCGCCGTCTCGTTCAACTGTTCGAGCTTGTAGGCCGCGCGCGAGCGATAGCCCTGCTGTTTCGCGCGGTTGTAGTACTCGTCCTTGCGAGCCATGCCGGCGGGTACGCGAGGCCGCCGGATACGCGCTTCGTCTCGACGTGCGAGCCGGTGAGGGTAGCTTCGAGCGGGGGGCACCGTCGCACGCACGCGCGTGAACCGTTCATGTTTTTATGCCGTCGCCGTAATCCGCGTTCATGTTCAAGGCTATCGTGAGTTCGGGGACGCTCCGGGCCGCGCTCGACTCGGTGAGCGTGCTGGTAGACGAGTGCAAGATACGACTGGAGGAAGACGAGCTCACGATTCGGGCCGTCGACCCCGCCAACGTCGGGATGGTCGACCTCTCGCTGTCGGCGGCGGCGTTCGAGTCCTACGAGGCCGACGGCGGCGTCATCGGCGTCAACCTCACGCGGCTGGAGGACATCGCCAAGATGGCCGACGCCGACCAGCTCGTCCAGTTCGAACTCGACGAGGAGACGCGAAAGCTCCACATCCAGATCGAGGGCCTCGAGTACACCCTCGCGCTCATCGACCCCGACTCCATCCGTCAGGAACCGGACCTGCCCGACCTCGACCTCCCGGCGACGGTGGTCGTCGAGGGACGCGACATCGACCGCGCGGTGAAGGCCGCCGACATGGTGAGCGACCACATCGCCCTCGGCGTCGACGTCGACGAGGAGGTGTTCTACGTGGACGCGGAGGGCGACACCGACGACGTCCACTTCGAACTCGACCGCGAGGACCTCATCGACCTCTCGGCGGGCGAGGCGCGCTCGCTGTTCAGCCTCGACTACCTGAAGGAGATGAACAAGGCGCTCCCGAAGGACGGCGAGATCACCATCGAACTCGGCCAGGAGTTCCCCGTCAAACTCCACCTCGAAATCGCCGAGGGGCAGGGACAGGTCACCTACATGCTCGCCCCGCGCATCCAGAGCGACTGACGCGACCCGTCCCCCGACGCTCCACTTCTCCGACCGACCCGACCTCCGGAGCCGTCGGGCCGTCCCGTGGCGCACGTCGTAGGACGGACGTCCGCTCTCCG
This genomic window contains:
- a CDS encoding queuosine precursor transporter, encoding MSSRRATDPDHALAVPLAALALVALFVTALVTAQLTASKVLQFALPVALPVTGDALVLPGAALAYALTFFASDCVAELYGKRTAQAMVNVGFVMNLVLLALVWSTILAPAAPTSVPADQFATVLGASTNIVAGSLLAYLVSQNWDVLVFHRLREATGGEALWLRNVGSTATSQLLDTVIFVGVAFWAAPTVLGGDPLPGAVLASLAVGQYLLKLAIAVADTPFVYAVVGTVRGRRTDGTPTLGD
- a CDS encoding twin-arginine translocase subunit TatC — protein: MTGDGRPGPGRDATEDPPATDGDSGRYRADGGSSEETDGDAERADPVDGDANEDIDANEDIDANEDIDAAGGEADDEHLPADAAASDGGTNVADGEAGAGSGYAPADDDPLFDGPESDQEMPLAEHIEEMINRLGIVAVAMALVAVVVLPFSDQFINVIWNGILGRVQEDVARPHVYQPLALLLARLKVASLAGFVIALPVFVYETYLFMRPGLYRHERRYYLAAVPTSLVLAVIGVGFAFFLVLPAIFIYFVSYTDVAANVAFGLTETFNLMLLMMGFFAAVFQIPLLIMLAVMMNLTSREWLARRRLYFWGGFLGVALLFSPDPTGMAPIIVAVTMVTLFEGTLLILRWAKR
- a CDS encoding DNA polymerase sliding clamp, producing MFKAIVSSGTLRAALDSVSVLVDECKIRLEEDELTIRAVDPANVGMVDLSLSAAAFESYEADGGVIGVNLTRLEDIAKMADADQLVQFELDEETRKLHIQIEGLEYTLALIDPDSIRQEPDLPDLDLPATVVVEGRDIDRAVKAADMVSDHIALGVDVDEEVFYVDAEGDTDDVHFELDREDLIDLSAGEARSLFSLDYLKEMNKALPKDGEITIELGQEFPVKLHLEIAEGQGQVTYMLAPRIQSD
- the tatC gene encoding Sec-independent protein translocase TatC; the encoded protein is MSSVVNEDTARAIDDGRAALGAVLRAAQKHLQKVFILFVVGLMGTIYYLQEWGWTMLKADLLARSSEDTIIVAVTPFDVILLQVKIGLVVGVLLALPLLLYFSRDAFRKRGWWPEGKIPVWKGVILGSFSLGLFALGVAYGYFLFFPIMFEFLSNNASAAGFEPTYSIVKWAEFVLVLTLSFGLAAQLPLAMSGLAYSGVVRYETFREKWRYAVVAIFVFGALFSPPDPFTQIMWAVPLLFLYVLSLWFTKVVVTLKHSRDSVGFRRLFRAHWHTVLGSAVLAGAVTYYGLQTGVREAVNEYTLSLPADYAFAFLPIETVLGLPREQALVVAAVAVGSVAALVVFFVHLSAALKRLTAETGPVGAMGDPTAIDLATLDAAGVRAAPPEVFAELSEDETLEHARAAMAADDGEKAQAILDRFDDAETAREAEAETEADREAEEEDAGVVTRTTTGMFNAFSEEERDEDDIGGYFYDIQFVAGTLLSKSFRLVAVFLVVMAGTFLWFYTEGIGQLRDNFLARIPEVVRPEVSVVTLHPVEALIFEIKVATILGAIATLPLLLYYAWPALKERGVVTGSRGALFTWATTTAVALVAGSALGYFVVAPNVISWLAWDAIDSNMIIRYRINSAGWLVFFTTIGVGLLASIPSSMFLLHRAGLVPFRVMRGRWREVVVAVLTLTALATPGGVFAMFLFTIPIAIAYFVGLALLWLYTLGGRRGGRPRGQRVG
- a CDS encoding RlmE family RNA methyltransferase, translated to MARKDEYYNRAKQQGYRSRAAYKLEQLNETAGLVQSGDTVVDLGAAPGGWLQVAHELAGEGGTVVGVDLQRIKPLEGVETVRGDMTEEETRERIKHALDGEEADVVVSDMAPNMSGEYSLDHARSVYLARMAFETACELLGPGGDFVAKVFDGPDLNDLKRDVEREFDYVREVRPEASRKESSELYLVAKRRLTAPVRVGDKLDVEIEDVGNEGDGIAKVEGFTLFVPDTEAGDSLRVRVTDVKPRFAFATRADGE
- a CDS encoding ribbon-helix-helix domain-containing protein, yielding MPKISVEIPQELLDDLDDHVGDEGKFVNRSDAIRSSIRKTLDILDDIDARHGRLDGDDE